The Andrena cerasifolii isolate SP2316 chromosome 14, iyAndCera1_principal, whole genome shotgun sequence genome contains a region encoding:
- the LOC143376267 gene encoding leucine-rich repeat-containing protein 47, whose amino-acid sequence MTLDNSWHVIKTAAAENKHELVLSGPTISELIERRGFDKSLFNLQHLNYLNITQTCLQEVPEEIEKLQNLTNLVLHSNAISKIPSTINKLEKLKVFDCSRNKLASLPEEIGNLPQLITMNLSSNLLKSLPKQIDNIQLSILNLSNNQFVSFPDVCYVELIHLSEIYVNGNQIKEIPVTISLLPSLKILNVADNLISVVPGEIADCVKLKEFHLKGNTLADKRLSKLIDQCRTKQIVEYVKLHCPRSNGSISLNNKTKKGKKAQKLSESENVANTVDTLTHKLKVLKITNDTPVIKITKHVKNIRPYIAACIVKNMKFTDDSFKKFIQLQTKLHDGLCEKRNAATIATHDLKLLTSGDLTYTAMLPMELEIKPLMRNKIYTGAALFQQLQTEADNLRKEKKRNVYSGIHKYLYLLEGKPLFPCLLDASEQVISFPPITNSDITKMSVNTETMLLEVTSAISYQTCRNVLDQVLKEIITLGFGCPSEQESVPDFHNLVVEQVKIVDIEGNMKLLYPSRADLNFAENLITVLRE is encoded by the exons ATGACGCTCGATAATTCGTGGCACGTAATTAAGACTGCTGCTGCAGAAAACAAACACGAGTTGGTATTGTCAGGTCCAACAATTTCTGAATTAATTGAAAGGAGGGGCTTCGACAAGTCTTTGTTTAACCTGCAacatttaaactatttaaacataaCGCAAACATGTTTGCAAGAAGTACCggaagaaattgagaaattacaGAATCTCACGAATTTAGTACTACATTCGAATGCGATTTCGAAAATTCCTAGCACTATTAACAAATTAGAAAAGCTAAAGGTTTTCGATTGCTCCAGGAATAAGTTGGCTTCTTTGCCAGAAGAAATTGGAAATCTTCCACAGTTAATCACAATGAATTTGAGCTCGAATCTTTTGAAATCTTTACCTAAGCAAATCGATAATATTCAATTAAGCATTTTGAATTTATCGAATAATCAATTTGTATCCTTTCCTGATGTATGTTATGTGGAGCTAATtcatctttctgaaatttatgTGAATGGTAATCAAATAAAGGAAATTCCGGTGACAATAAGTCTATTACcatctttgaaaatattaaatgtaGCGGACAATTTGATATCAG TTGTGCCAGGTGAAATTGCTGATTGTGTTAAACTAAaggaatttcatttaaaaggaaACACATTGGCAGATAAAAGGCTTTCAAAGTTGATCGATCAATGTCGTACTAAACAAATAGTTGAATATGTCAAGTTACATTGTCCTAGAAGCAATGGTTCTATTAGTTTGaataataaaacgaagaaaggaaagaaagcaCAAAAGTTATCTGAATCTGAAAATGTTGCCAACACAGTAGACACTTTAACACACAagttaaaagtattaaaaataacaaacgATACGCcagtaattaaaattacaaaacatGTGAAAAACATTCGACCTTACATTGCAGCTTGCATTGTTAAAAATATGAAGTTTACAGATGACAGTTTTAAGAAATTCATTCAGCTTCAAACGAAATTACATGATGGATTATGCGAAAAAAGAAATGCAGCTACTATTGCCACGCACGATTTAAAATTACTCACTTCTG GTGACTTAACATATACAGCAATGCTACCAATGGAATTAGAAATTAAACCACTAATGCGTAATAAAATTTACACTGGTGCAGCATTATTCCAACAATTACAAACAGAAGCTGATAATTTGAGGAAAGAGAAGAAACGTAATGTTTATTCTGGTATTCACAAGTATCTTTACCTACTGGAAGGTAAACCTCTATTTCCATGTTTATTGGATGCTTCAGAGCAAGTTATATCATTTCCTCCAATAACCAATAGCGACATTACAAAAATGTCCGTAAATACCGAAACAATGTTGTTAGAAGTAACCAGTGCTATATCGTATCAGACTTGCAG AAACGTACTGGACCAGGTTTTAAAAGAGATAATCACCCTTGGATTTGGATGTCCTTCTGAACAAGAAAGTGTTCCCGACTTTCACAATTTAGTTGTAGAACAAGTAAAAATAGTTGATATAGAGGGTAATATGAAACTGTTGTATCCTTCAAGAGCAGATTTAAATTTTGCAGAGAATTTAATAACTGTATTGAGAGAATAG